In Lolium rigidum isolate FL_2022 chromosome 7, APGP_CSIRO_Lrig_0.1, whole genome shotgun sequence, the DNA window AAACCTATGAACATCGGAAAGCTCGTGCCAGCATTCTCAACAAAGCTCTTGATTGCAGTATCTGACTCTAGAATAGAAACATCAGGTGCAACAAACTTCTTAAGATTGCGGACGAGCAAATCAGCTTTCCTTGAACCAGTGTACTCAATAGGGACCCCGTGGATAAAGAGCATTAGAGTAGGGAAGCCACTGCATTCAGAAGATAAGTAAGGAACATCGTCATCATGACAGCATGCATAAATCTCTTGAGTGGCAGTAAAACCAAACTACTCATGGGAGTGAGACTTACTCCACTCCATATTTCGATCCAAGTTTCCTGTACTTGTCGGCATTAACTTTGGCAACCATGATGGGCTCACTCAGCCCCGCCAACACCGGTGCAGCTTCATCTAACTGCAACAGTTTATTTTCTCAGTCTTAAGTACAAGACAGATACTCCACAGGACGTTCCCTGCTTTTATGATAGTTTAAATAAGTGAAGTGTAACAATTGAGAATCTAGTTATGGTCAAGAAAGGAACATCTTGATGCATCCATAAGACTACTAGCTCTATGGTACTTCAGACATCTTGAACATCTTGATGTAGTACCAGAGACCAAGACCTGCGTGCACTCAGCTACAGCAGTTTATGTTCTTCCGCGTAGGAATCTAGCTTTATTGCGGTGAAGGTGTGTGCCATTTCAATTTCCTCCAGACAGTCAGGTCCACATATAAGAATCCTAGAACATTTTGTTCTTCCCAACACTCTCTCCCCTGTGCTCGCCCTAATCTGCTAGAGTTCAAGTGATCTCGCGATCCGAAACTCCCAATCGTCCCAGTACCACAAAACCACGCAATTGACGAGATCTAGAACAGCGGCATCCTACGGCTTCTCAAAATTCGCATTATTGGCAGTCCTAGCGCAACTCAATTCGCACCACATCTCTCAGGAATATACCAATTTGTGGGAGCTAGGTTGACAAGCAGCAGTACCGTACCTCGGGGGCGAGGCGCTTGCAGTGGCCGCACCACGGCGCGTAGAAGTCGACGAAGAGGAAGTCGATGGAGCTCAGCGCCGCCTCGAAGTTGCTGTCGTCCAGGTCTATCACCTTCCCGTCGCGCGGGAACTCCTCGcccgcgacggcggcggtggcagcgaaggcggcgagcagcagcagagggaggaggaggaggagaggaagcggcggcggcggcggagtcgtcgccatcgccgttcgGCCGATTCGATCTTCCGCCGCGTCGGCACGAAAAGGAGTGGTTCTGGAGCCCACGGAACTTGAGTACTCCTACTTGACTAGTCTTGGTGGAAGGGGGTTATTGGAGAAAGGAAAAGTTCATATATCCACTTCTGAAATATCATGGGTGCAAATTTGCATTTGATGAAACGTGTTGTTACAAAATTTGTTCATAAACTGCGATAATAACATGTCCGTGAAAATAGTACTCCAGTACTAATATGGGTCTGACATTTTCCTTGCTCAATAATTGGAGTATTTCATAGACGGGTTTATCATAATTTACTAATATGTcaatagaaagtcaaactatatctaaacttttaccaaaaatcattataatatgtaaaatacaaaattaatatcattaaataaataataaaatatattttcgtatggtatatacaaaatattatatttgttaatACATTGTTCTAAAAGTTCGATCaaattttacttggtttgactttaaaaaaaatGTAAGCCTTAAGATTTAGGATGAAGGTTCGCAAAAAACAACTACTTGTGGTGATTAATCTTCGTAGTACCAAGGTTTCTTTCAATACTTCATTAATATTTGGATTATAAATATGtatacttccaaacaaaattaaTATTTTATCATCTGGAGACCCACGAGATGGCATGAAGATAAAGATTTTATCATCGGAGACCCAGAGATAATTAAGATTTTATCATCTGGAGACCCACAAGATGGCACGAAGATACCTAGCCGACGCACAAATTCATCAGGTGGCATTGGTCTTGCTGATTACCACTTGTGCTAGCATGAATCCTTTATCGGAATAGCCTATGACATCGAGACTTGATAATGCACATATGTTTATTTCTGACCCCATTTATTTAATTTGTTTTATCTGGCTTGAACTTTTCAAAGCTGATTGCTGCCTGTCACTTGTCCAAGTAGAAAATGGCCAAAAATATTGATGGTCACACACAAATTTCGGAAAACAATAAGCTAATTGAGGTAAAACATTTTTCCAAACTAAATCGACCAAAAACAAAATCGTTCAACACACATTATGACATTGAACAGAGCATACAATTTGCATCTGCCGCTTTCATGATCATAGAAATTTACACTTGAATAATTTCAGGAAACAATCAACCTAATCAAATTTGAGCAATTTCAGCGGACAATACAGTACACAATCAGTACGTGACGGCAAATATGCTATAGAACATAAACAGATGCAAACTGCAAATGAGACGTTGAAAGGTACCATGAAACACTCAAAACAACCCTGGAGGGTTTCTCCACAGCCTGGATAGTTCAAGCCTCTGTAGTATTATTAACATAAGCAGACTCAAGAAACGAGGTTATAGATTCGGAGCATCTGCTAAGAGCAAATGGAGTAACACGAAACAACAATCAGAGAATTGAAGTGAAGTGAGTTTCGACTTCAGAAAATGCTATTAAAAAATAGGTGTACGTAAGCTCATCCAGAGGCCTTCTTCTGCTGGAAGATGACCGCGTATACGGGGACACCGACGCCAATGCTTACTGCTCCCAGCACGGAAAACCATGCTGTCAGCTTCTGATGCTTCATCCTGTGCAAGTTGTACATGTGCTTGGCATGGAGGTAGTATTCCCCATCATGGGCCGCATGCCCTCCCATCCTCTTCACCCCGGTAGCATGGAATCCACGTGAAGCTGATGCACAAATAAAGAACAGGTAATCAGCAACATGAGCAAATGTAGAGATGAAAAAAAGAATTCACAACTACTTCAATCCCCACAATCAATATCCCCAGCTCTCCCAACCCACCGAACCAAACTTCAGTTCTCTACATTTTCAAGCTACTTTACTGTGGCCACCTCTTGGAGGTGCACAGTCATATGACAAGAATTCTGAAGCACTTCTCCATACATTTGACATGTACTGCTATCCATTAATGATAACATAACAGGGCCATAAATTGGATAAACATTG includes these proteins:
- the LOC124676796 gene encoding uncharacterized protein LOC124676796, translated to MATALNRGLRSGIRLLANGAEASKPASRGFHATGVKRMGGHAAHDGEYYLHAKHMYNLHRMKHQKLTAWFSVLGAVSIGVGVPVYAVIFQQKKASG